One Trichomycterus rosablanca isolate fTriRos1 chromosome 23, fTriRos1.hap1, whole genome shotgun sequence genomic window carries:
- the otulina gene encoding OTU deubiquitinase with linear linkage specificity a produces MMFLMTIWMNSVFRTENGDGIWKREQSVYVFFERIIKSFRDGSDAGKEASLQIGFNLGYREGAGKMKAIGQLKGIASALQHWCQSQPSMSPVLITQLLQRVEKYEEDLFEAMRKAQELPPPSVKDVVEEMEDLGVEHSGGDNNGECCKNDGRRECCGQDKDTSLSSFKISTESGETLEQLLHTCMELASEMGLPDDLKLHIQQLRCT; encoded by the exons ATGATGTTTTTGATGACGATATGGATGAACTCAGTGTTCAGAACAGAGAATGGAGATGGAATATGGAAAAGAGAACAAAG CGTGTACGTGTTCTTTGAACGCATCATAAAAA GTTTCAGGGATGGGAGCGACGCGGGCAAAGAGGCTTCACTTCAGATCGGCTTTAACTTGGGCTACAGAGAAGGAGCTGGTAAAATGAAGGCCATCGGTCAGCTCAAAGGAATCGCTAG TGCCTTGCAGCATTGGTGTCAGTCTCAACCATCCATGAGCCCAGTGCTCATCACACAGCTGCTCCAGAGGGTAGAAAAGTATGAAGAGGACCTCTTTGAGGCCATGAGGAAAGCTCAGGAGCTGCCTCCTCCCAGTGTTAAAGATGTAGTGGAAGAAATGGAAGACCTGGGTGTAGAGCACAGCGGTGGTGATAACAATGGCGAATGTTGCAAAAACGATGGACGCAGAGAGTGCTGTGGGCAGGACAAGGACACAAGTCTGAGTTCATTTAAAATTTCTACAGAGAGTGGGGAGACTCTAGAACAGTTACTTCACACATGTATGGAGCTAGCGAGTGAAATGGGACTACCTGACGATCTAAAGCTCCATATCCAGCAGCTCAGATGTACATGA
- the LOC134301130 gene encoding muscle M-line assembly protein unc-89 yields the protein MGSCQCCQSSKLCDPVDEVQGLLNSSDSKTSAKTDVCVGPGICQALEAESEYKEPIEPENEGANVQPPSPKSAEFKSSYSVVIQSLHTDASRAEPASQSASPIFKVSEQLIEAAATAIERSEVKKDSTTEHTQTSITDTELDSVKAQVEVERAEVTKETEALISNALTKEEAAAELEPMAQGESEGVSGEVAKVDTEKKAAVVDLEKPAALKDIEKPAAVVEVEKPAAVVDVEKPAAVKDVKKPAAVVDVEKPVAVVDSKKPAAVVDSKKPAVVVDSEKPASVMVIERPAVLVDSKKQTDVVASEKPVNVVASEKPASVMGIEHPAALVDSKKQADVVAIQKPASVVDSGRQANVVEAVKQAAIVKSGKQANVVDIEKPAAVVDTEKLSAEVNVEVNNEKPANVVDTEKLSAEVNVEVDVEKPTVEVDIEVDCKEKPKAQEVLADTVQPDLNNLTTVRPEVISAVPAQNRSVAEDDTAEAQLFSSGSPEKVDDAVKSMPSNTVSVELATDLRDEIEAKHEKDISLNKAEMKKDCLPCETQEPSEQVPPRPLKINKPSAQSVENGHVDDIGHLKDDAKAPQETKKSQTGEEPQDVNNKGALLPEPTADFNSTAEEVQKPESISTVEDQKMTTELTEKVQEAAGTIMNGLSPSSPEEKPRPAETISAQEDDTRPESKATGPDEAPSMNDNLQKDSALAPQPAEMKHTTDTEGTEDASSHIAQKEEIIQSKIPKTKASFVALSEIQSLDSIEDLYRDDDEITKELLEEKLAKPVLEFTLHGVGANSLAPAIDILAYSEKEWKGNTAKSNLIRKGYSEMSCSFTGLRRVRGDNYCSLRATMYQVLANTTHPPPWLLEEDFTLLPEKLEAQDHLIGTWTFPPQCSSPTENKNEVQKLKSYLELLQRRWQEAAESESLEDKQRVCESIFEGGEEEYGLLEVLKLLMLAKAEELYAKMQGGHDVPVFCWLLFARDTSENPRMFFTNHLRQVGFSGGLEQVEMFLLGYALQHTIQTFRLYKFDTEEFVTHYPDDHKQDWPCVCIVTEDDRHYNVPVRKPAQYRE from the exons ATGGGGAGCTGTCAGTGCTGTCAGTCATCAAAGCTCTGTGACCCTGTGGATGAAGTGCAGGGGCTGCTCAACTCGTCCGATTCGAAGACTTCAGCCAAGACAGACGTGTGTGTGGGACCTGGTATCTGCCAAGCATTGGAAGCTGAGAG TGAGTATAAAGAACCCATCGAACCGGAGAATGAGGGTGCGAACGTGCAGCCGCCATCTCCCAAATCTGCAGAATTTAAAAGTTCCTATTCTGTTGTAATTCAAAGCCTCCACACTGATGCCTCCCGTGCTGAACCAGCTAGCCAAAGTGCCTCCCCCATTTTTAAAGTGTCAGAACAACTAATAGAGGCTGCTGCAACAGCTATAGAACGTTCAGAAGTCAAAAAAGATAGCACTACAGAACATACCCAGACTTCTATTACTGACACAGAACTGGACTCTGTTAAAGCACAAGTAGAAGTAGAGAGGGCAGAAGTGACGAAGGAGACAGAAGCTCTTATATCTAATGCACTGACGAAGGAAGAAGCAGCTGCAGAACTTGAGCCGATGGCCCAGGGTGAATCTGAAGGAGTTTCAGGTGAGGTTGCAAAGGTGGACACAGAGAAGAAGGCTGCTGTGGTGGACCTTGAGAAGCCAGCTGCTTTGAAGGACATTGAGAAGCCAGCTGCCGTGGTGGAGGTGGAGAAGCCGGCTGCTGTAGTGGACGTTGAGAAACCTGCTGCTGTGAAGGACGTCAAGAAGCCAGCTGCCGTAGTGGACGTTGAGAAGCCAGTGGCAGTGGTGGACAGTAAGAAGCCAGCGGCAGTGGTGGACAGTAagaagccagcagttgtggtggACAGTGAAAAGCCAGCTTCTGTAATGGTCATTGAGCGGCCAGCTGTTTTGGTGGACAGTAAGAAGCAGACTGATGTGGTGGCCAGTGAGAAGCCAGTTAATGTGGTGGCCAGTGAGAAGCCAGCTTCTGTAATGGGCATTGAGCATCCAGCTGCTTTGGTGGACAGTAAGAAGCAGGCTGATGTGGTGGCCATTCAGAAGCCAGCTTCTGTGGTGGATAGTGGGAGGCAGGCTAATGTAGTGGAAGCTGTGAAGCAGGCTGCTATAGTAAAAAGTGGGAAGCAGGCTAATGTAGTGGACATTGAGAAACCAGCAGCTGTAGTGGACACTGAGAAACTGTCTGCTGAGGTGAACGTAGAGGTAAATAATGAGAAGCCAGCTAATGTGGTGGACACTGAGAAACTGTCTGCTGAGGTGAACGTAGAGGTAGACGTTGAAAAGCCAACTGTTGAGGTTGATATAGAGGTGGACTGTAAGGAGAAACCAAAAGCACAAGAAGTTTTAGCTGATACTGTCCAGCCAGATCTGAATAACCTAACCACTGTCCGACCTGAAGTGATTTCAGCCGTACCAGCACAGAACAGATCGGTGGCTGAAGACGACACTGCAGAAGCTCAGCTATTTTCATCAGGATCTCCAGAAAAGGTTGACGACGCAGTTAAATCAATGCCATCCAATACAGTTAGTGTAGAACTTGCTACAGATCTCCGGGATGAAATAGAAGCCAAACATGAAAAGGATATTTCCCTAAATAAAGCTGAAATGAAGAAAGACTGCCTACCTTGTGAAACCCAAGAGCCCTCAGAGCAGGTGCCCCCTCGACCACTGAAGATAAATAAACCCAGTGCTCAAAGTGTAGAAAATGGACATGTGGATGATATAGGGCATTTGAAAGATGATGCTAAGGCACCTCAAGAGACTAAAAAATCCCAGACGGGTGAAGAACCTCAGGATGTTAATAATAAAGGAGCACTTTTGCCTGAACCCACTGCCGATTTTAACAG CACTGCAGAAGAGGTGCAGAAACCTGAATCTATATCAACTGTAGAAGACCAGAAGATGACCACTGAATTAACAGAAAAGGTACAAGAAGCTGCAGGAACTATAATGAACGGACTGAGTCCATCCAGTCCTGAAGAGAAGCCTCGACCCGCAGAGACCATCAG TGCTCAGGAAGATGACACCAGACCTGAAAGCAAAGCCACTGGCCCAGATGAAGCACCCTCTATGAATGATAACTTACAGAAAGATTCAGCACTAGCGCCGCAGCCAGCTGAGATGAAGCATACAACAGATACTGAAGGCACGGAAGATGCATCGAGTCATATAGCCCAAAAAGAAGAGATCATTCAAAGTAAAATACCTAAAACAAAGGCTTCATTTGTAGCCCTGAGTGAGATACAAAGCTTGGACAG CATTGAAGACCTGTATAGAGATGATGATGAAATTACGAAGGAGTTGCTGGAAGAAAAGCTGGCAAAGCCAGTACTGGAGTTCACac TGCATGGAGTGGGGGCGAACAGCTTAGCTCCAGCTATTGACATTCTGGCTTACAGTGAAAAGGAATGGAAGGGAAACACAGCCAAGAGCAACCTCATCAGAAAG GGTTACTCCGAGATGTCCTGTAGTTTTACTGGGCTGAGGAGAGTCAGAGGAGATAACTACTGCTCTCTCAGAGCCACAATGTATCAAGTGCTGGCCAACACCACACACCCTCCACCCTGGCTACTGGAGGAAGATTTCACATTG TTGCCAGAAAAACTTGAAGCTCAGGACCACTTGATTGGAACGTGGACGTTCCCTCCGCAGTGCAGCAGTCCAACAGAGAACAAGAATGAAGTGCAGAAACTTAAAAGCTATCTGGAGCTGCTTCAAAGAAGG TGGCAGGAAGCTGCTGAGTCAGAAAGCTTAGAGGATAaacagcgtgtgtgtgagagcataTTTGAGGGTGGAGAAGAAGAGTATGGCTTACTGGAGGTGCTAAAGCTGCTCATGCTGGCAAAGGCAGAGGAGCTCTATGCCAAAATGCAGGGGGGACATGACGTGCCTGTGTTCTGCTGGCTGCTGTTTGCCCGCGACACATCTGAAAACCCAAGGATGTTCTTCACCAATCATCTCAGACAAGTTGGCTTCAGTGGAGGCCTAGAACAG GTGGAGATGTTTCTTCTTGGTTATGCCTTACAGCACACGATTCAAACTTTCCGCCTGTACAAGTTCGACACAGAGGAGTTCGTGACGCACTACCCCGACGATCATAAGCAGGACTGGCCCTGTGTGTGTATCGTCACTGAAGACGACCGCCATTACAACGTGCCTGTTAGGAAGCCAGCACAATATCGAGAGTGA